A window of Clostridioides sp. ES-S-0010-02 genomic DNA:
TGCAACTGCTGCAAATACTGCACCTACTATTACCCCTAATGCGGTTAAACTCGTTCCTGCAAACTTGTTTACTGCTGCTACTGCAACAAAAATTACTACTACAAATGCTAGAATGCCTAATACTACCCATGTGATTGGACAAGCTAATAAAGCTGCATTTAGACCCCAAGTAGCTATTGTTGCTGACAAAGTAGCTCCATTCGAACGCATTAATGCTGCTGCTTGTATATTAGTCATAAACGCTGATAGTGAAGATGAAGCCGCATGAGCAATATTCGCAATTACATTACCTATTGTAGCTATTTTAGTTGCCAACAAAATCCCTCTGAACAATATAAAAACAGAAGCTGCCCCAAGCAAAATAGGTTTTATTATACTCCAGTTCTGTGCAAAAACATTAACAACACTAAGTGCAGCATTAGTAATTCCTCCAAGCCCTTGTATTATTAATACTGCACTTAGTGTAATTCCTTGAACAAAATCTGAAAAAAAATCACTATTTAATATATTTTTTATAATATTTAATGTATCGTAAATATTTGAAGATATTGCAATCATAACATTCCGCATAGATACAACAATCTCACTAAATCTAACGCTTTGCAAAGCCCTGCTTATCTTTCCGAGTGTCTGACCAAAAATCATGTAGGCGTCATTTTTCATCATAGTAAGTGCTTGACTAAAAGTGATTGGCATACTTGCGAATTTCTTTTCTATCTCATCAGAAGCTTTAAATAGTGCATTTCTTATAACATCTGCTGTTATTGCTCCACTACTTGACAATTCCTTTAATTGTTCTTTAGTTTTCCCCATTGCATCAGCTATTTTAGCAGCTAGCAATGGTGCATTTTCCATTATAGAACGAAATTCATCACCTTGAAGTTTCCCTGCACCCATAGCTTGAGTAAGCTGATACATAGCCGCACTAGCTTCGTTTGCTGATGTTCCTCCAATTACAAAAGCTTTATTCATAAGTTCTGTAAACTTTATCACCTCTGCCGAACTTCCAAAAGCATCTCCTGCTAATATTCCAAGTTTAGCGACTTGTGCTGCCGTATCTGCATAACTCGCTCTTGCGCTTTGAGCAGACAAATAAATCATCTTGTTTAATTGTTCTGTTGTCTGTAATCCGTCGTTCATTAGATTTAAACGTGCCTTTGTACTTGCAATTGTATCTGCCGCTTTTGTAATGCTTTCTATTCCTTTTATTCCAATGTATATCCCAGCGATACTTTTTAATTTAGACACTAATAGAGAGCCTGCTTCACTTCCTTGTCTTATTTTATTATTAAAGTTTTCTTGCTCATTTGTGTTTCTTCCAATTTTCTGTTCTATCCTTGTGAGAATACTTTCTATATTATTTAAACTTTGTTGAGATGCTTGTATTCCGCCAGCATTTATAGGGTTGTGTAATCTTTGTTGCAATCTTTCTAAGCTATTAATTGTTGTATTAATAGATGTAGTCATGTTGCGAAATGCAGGTGTCATTCCATCGAAAATCTTTATTGAAGTTTGTATCGTTGCCATTTTTTCACTCTCCTTTCTTTTTAGGAATAATAAAAGCACTTACTTAAAAATAAGTAAGTGCTTATGTATTATAAATTCAATAGTTCCTTTTTCTTAGTGTCAAATTCTTCTTGTGTGATAGCTTCATTATCCAAAAGATTTTTATATTTTAATATTTCATCAGCTACAGAACTAGAATTTATATTATCTGCAACTTTAATACTTTGTGTAATAGCAGATAATGTTGATAAGATTTTATGTGCATCTTTGTATGCTTTCTCATAAACGCTAGAATTGGTTTTAGTCTTTTTATTAATCAATTCAATATACTCAACAGGATTATCAATATTGTTAATTGTTATTTTAATTTTAAATGAATTAACAACCTTTCTTGCCGTTTTTTTGCCTGTTACTCCACCAACTATAGCTCCAGTAGCACCAAACAAAGCTCCTCCAACTATAGCTCTTCCTAATCCTCCACTAACTATAGAGTCACCATCTTCTAAAAGTTCAAATTCCACAATATTTTCATAAGAATGAATTATAGGAGCTTTTTTATCGTTTACACTTCTTTTAGGTACAAGCCATTTTTTATTATCTTCGTCAAATTCTATATAGTTTTCTATATTATTAGTTGGATTAAATATTTTTTGGAGTTCATTATTTTTTTTAGTTGATGATATAGTTTTTTCAATATCTAATTTTCTTAAAATTTTAGGTGCTTTAGTCATAGAAAGTGAATCACAGTATTCTTTAAAACAAGAATTGCATATCCAACCATCTTCAATATTTAGTACACCCATCTCATCATTACAAATACAACATATGTCAGCTTTTTTCTTTCCAAATAACCCCATAACATTACCCCCATATGATTTTATAAGATTATTATACTATACCAGTAATTTTTTTACATTAGATATTATCTCCTTCTACTTCTTCTAGCTTCTTTAGCATTCTTTTTTTCTTCTTTTATTTCTTCTTCTACTTTAATATCTATAGAAGCAGCAACAAATGCTCTCTCGTAGTCTGGCAAATCCGTATATTCATGTGGTTTCCATTTGAATTTATGAAGGCAATAATGAGCTGCACTAGCATCATAATCGCCTTCTTCAATTAGTTTTTTGCTTCTTCTACTTTATCCTCAAAAGTCCTATCAAAACCATTTACCTCTCCTACTTCACTTGAAAGGTCTGTATATTCGCCAGGAGTTAACATTGTTGTTAACAGTTCCTCTGCTCCCATTACACCATAGCTATTTTGAAGTTCTGCATCATGTAAATCTGGAAATACTACAGTTTCTACACACAATTTCAAAGTATAAGTATTAAAATCTGTTTCACTAGTGTATTGCCCTGTTGCTTTTCCTTTTTTCCCTATAACAGGAACTCTTATGGCTGAATTTTTTCTCAACTGTCTATCTCTATCTGAATCTATTGCTTTTAATTCCCACTCTATTGGTTTCCCTTCACCATCTATAAACCTTTCACTTGCCACATACTTTCTATTCTCTACTTTTATTGCATTTTGACTTAAAAAAGCATTTAAATCTCCCATATTATTCTACCTCCATAATTAAGTATTTTGTTTCTTTTTCTATTGTTATAAGCTTATCTTCATCTAATTTAATCTTCAATGTCAAAGGTGCTAATGATGAACCTTCAATTGTATCGCTTGCTAGTTTATCTGAAATATCTATAAGAAATTTTCCTGCTTTCTTATACACCTCACTTACACGTTCCTCCAAAGGTATCTTTTCATTGTAATTAAAAGAAATTGAATCTTTCATCTCATATTTATTTTTAATTTTAATCATCTCCTATTCTTATAAATAAAAAATACACATCTATAAATTATAAATGTGTATCTTATTCCATACCATTTGCTATATTGAATTTCTCAACTATTCTCCAATTCTCAAAAGTAAAATCTACATCCTCATCCAAATACTCACCATCAGCATCAAATTTAGCAATTATTCCACTATCAAGGTTGCAATCTTCAAGTATTATAGTTTGGCGACCTACTGAGCTTGTTGGGTCTTCGTTAGTAATTTGCATATCAAAGTAAACGTCCTCACCAGTCTCTTTGTATTCATATAACAACTCTCTAAATATAGAAGTATTATAATAAAATGTTGCACTCCCTGAAAATTTACTTCCTGTACTTTTATTTCCTTTTGTAATGCTACCTAGTATTGGCATCTCACTTTTATTTTTTTCCATTTTTGCTTCTAAATTAATAGCTTGCATAAAATTATATCTTTTACCTTTTATTGTTACAAAACATTCAGCTTTAGAACCACTTATTGCATCTCTAACATTCATAGTAATATTTTTAGACACCTACATCACTCTCCTTTTTAGCTTACTGAAACAGTCATATAAAGTTTACTCATGGCATTAATGACTTTTACAGCATCACTTACTACAACAGTTTTTTTGTCGTTCCCAGGTTCTACAGAAACGTCATCAGCTTTAAAATCTTCTATTGCTCTTATATTCTGTAGTTGTTCATGATGCTTTACTACATCATTCCAAAATGAAATACGACCAGATTTATCGTTTGGCACTGCACCTTGATATTTTGTATTAAATAAAGTTGCAATATCATTAGCAATTTGGTCTAATACTCTAACACTTTGATTACTTGAGAAATCATCATTCTTATCATCTGTAAAACTAACAAAAGTGTTTATATCCTCTAATACATGAACTTCATCACCAACTTTATGAAATATAAACTTACCAGTTTTTAAAGCTTCCTCTAACTGTATTTGAGTATAATTAACATCAACATCAAACTCACCAGCATACTTTTTGTTAGTATTAGATTTATTTATGTCACATCCAGCTATAGCTCCAGTAGTCCAATAAATTAAACTAGACTCTAATAGTCCAGCATCTTTTATTTTATTTTCTACAGATACTACACCTTCGTAATCTGAATCACTTTTCTTATATAATACAGTTTGAAACTTAGCTCCTACCTTATCTCTCATTCTTTTTGTAAACTCTACAAATAAACTTTTAATCTCTGTTGTTGTTGCCAAGCATCCTAAAGCATTAAAACTATAACTTTCTATTTTATCTAAGAAAGCTTGATATTCTGTCCCTGTAATTGCTTCTCCATTAGTTCCGTTACTAAATACCAAACCTGCACTTGCTTCTAGTGTTGCATCCTTCTTCCAAGTGATATAGTCATTGTCAATTAAATCTGTAATGACTTTAACTATTTGTGTATCTACATTCTTATTATCTAAAAGTGTTACAACCTCAAACTTAGTGTTATCATCTATATTTGTTGTAACTATTACTTTTAAGTCATTACCTCTTATTCCGCTATATTTAGCTATAGCAATAGTGCAACTAGCTTTAACACCTTTATTTAATTTATAGAAGTATCCTAATCTTATATTCTTAAATAAATCTCTCAAGCCTTTTAACTTTTCATGAGTGTAATCATATCCAAAATACTTAGTTGAATATTTCTCAAAATCATCGCTAGTCACTTGAAATACTTCTTCATCAATACCCCAATCAAGTTCAAGTGGCATTGCTACAATACCTCTATCACTAAGAGAACTTGTTGCCCTCTTAGCTGAAATAAAGTTTATATAAGCACCAGGTAGTACCTTATTTTGTGTTATAAATGTTCCTCCACCTAAAGCCAAATTAACTCACTCCTTTCATAAATTTATCTATTCTATTGTCTACCTCTGAGAAGGAATACAATCCATCTTCTTTTAAAATTGCATTTAATAAATCTTTTCTATTTACATACTTTTTAGAATTAACTATCTGCTCTTTGCTAAATTTGTAGTTATCTTCTTTACTTAATGTTTTACTCAAGCTTATCACCTCTCTTTAATCCACCAAACAATTCAACATCACTCATTTTTTCTGTATTATTACTTTTCATAGTGAAATAGTTATAATCAACAAAGAAATGAAGTACATTATCTATAATTTCAAAGTTCATATTCGTACCTCTAACTAAATCTCCATCAATTTCTATATACTCTAATTCCTCCAACAACATTTCAGCTATCTCATTTATCTCAAATGATTTATCATTGCTTTTCGGAAAATAATGTACATCAAATGAGTTCTTATTTAATGTCCTGCCACTTGGATATGGTATCTTGCTTGGATTTAAAGGAACAATAAAAAAACAAGGTTCATTTATACCTTGCTCCACATCTTCACTATAAATTGTAAAATTTTCTCCAAATGTGCCATCTAATTTCACTGATATTCCATCTATAATATTATTAAGCATCAAACACTCCTTTCAACAAGATTAATAACTTTTTCTCTATAATCTTATCAACTTGACTTTGTAGTTCCATTTCTGAAATAGTTAAGAAATGTTGTCCTTTAACCCATCCCTTACCATCTTTAGTTCTATGCCCGAAATTTACATAACTTGCATATTCAGTTGGATTAACAACTTCTATAATATAATTATTACCTTGTTTGTAAACAGGAAGCGACCTAGCGTAAGCTACTCCACTCCAGCCTTCTCTTAGAAATCCTGTATCAACTGGTGTTCTTCTAATTACTTTTCCTAGTAACCTTGTTGCTAATTCTCTTGCTGCATCTTTACAAAATTTATCTAAATCAATCTTTGTAAATTTCTCCATCCTTTTACAAGCTCTTTTAAACTCTCTAAAATCAACACTACCCCATCTAGCCATTATGCTTTATCCTTAAACATTTCCAATATTACCTCTTGATGATTTGGATATATCGCAGATTCACCACTTCTTACATACTCTTTTGTAACATTATTTTGATTAGTTATAATAAGCTTAGAACCTGCTTTAATGCTTATATTTGGAGATATAAAGAGTTTAATTGTTTGCTCTAGCTTAGCTACTTTCCCTTCTGTAGCAGAAACTATATTTTTATATGAAAGCTTACATGGTTGATTTTCTAATGCAACTACTTCTTTATTATTAGTTCGTTTTGTAATAGGGTCTTTAATTGATTGATATTCTACTATAGTGCATTTATCTCTATATAACATTTCTATTACTTTCCTTGATTTGTTTACCATCTCAAACACCTAAAGGTTAATATTTTATCTTTACCATAAGTAGTAAGGTATGCTATAAGACTGTCAAATCGTTGTTCGGGTGTTTGTGAGCCACTCCCTATAGCAAAATCTACCTTTGTATCACCTTCTGATATAGACTTTTCTACAGCTTCAAAATTAAGGTTTTCTATATCTAGTTGCCCCATATTCTTCTTAGTAAATAGAAATTCTCCAACTATCATATCTACTTCAATTTCTTTTAATTCAACAGGAATAACATTTATATTACAATCTAGTTTAATGATATTCTCTATCTTTTCTTTAACAAAATCTATTAACCACTTGTCTCCATCTTTTAATACATATCCAAAACCTTCAAGTCTTTTTTCTATATTGTCAATCATGTTATCAGCTTCTTTTTTCATAACATACACCTACTTTTTGTTAGACTTATTTTTTTCTGTAGGTTCTGCTTTTTCTATAGATTGGATATCTTTTTCCTCTAAAGTTTTTACTTTATCTTTAAGCTGCTTATTTTCTTCTTCTAAAGATTCTACTTTATTTCTTAAAATATTATTTTCAGCTACCAAATCTTTTATATTTAATGACTTACCATACTTTATTGCCTTACCAGTTTCATCTATTAAGTCATATCCAATCTCCAAGAAATCATCTATTCTACATTCTTCTATAGTTAGTATTCTATTTAGTTTTTTTACTTGTGGCACTATATATCACTCCTTTTCTACGCTTCAACAACAAATTGTATTGCATCAGCTTTTTTATTTAATATAAATACATCCTCAAAGCTTTCTTCAAAGTACAAGTATTTTCCTTCTGTAACTGCTCTTGGTTCGTCTAAAGTAGCGAACTGATAAGAAACTGGTGTAATTACTGCGGATGGATGTATTAAAGACATATTTATTTGTTTAGCTCCTGCTCCTGCTTTCCATCCAGTTGTAAAATCATATGCAGTTTTCATAAGTGCTGATGGAATTTTAATTATCTTTACTGTATCTATATCAGTTGTTTGACGATTAAGAGAAGTCCCTCCATCTTTTATATTTACTGTTCTTTGTATCTCTTTAGCATTTTTAATAAGAGTGTTTATTACTGGTGTAACATACAATATTCTTCCATTTTCCGGAACCCTAGCTTCTGTCATTCTTTCCATCATCATATCAAATACTTCTAAAACATTTGCAGTTGTAATAACTGTTGTATCTGCTACTTTGCCTAGTGATGTCCAATCAGCATATATTTTAGATATACAATAAGCGTCCATTTCAGGGAACTTTTGTTCTTCATTATATACTTGAGTTATATTACCTATTGAAGCTACATGGTTAGTTTGGTCAATATCTGCTGGATGAACTAAAGTTGACCATTTCCTTTGGTTAGTTAATACTTTAGGTTCCCAAGCATTATCATAGTTTCTTTGAGCTACTGCTATTGTATCCCTATTTGAATCAACTCTCCCAGTTGTAGATATAGTTGGTATTTCTATTGTTTTAGAACCAGTCCATCTATATCTTCCATTATTTTCTGTAGCATACAAATCCCCAAAATTTAAAGTATAAGGATATGCTTGTGCTAAAACATTTGAATATTCTTTTGCATAATTTAGTGCTGCCATTTTATTTCCTCCTATTTATTATTATTTTCATGAGGTCTTACCCCAGTAAAATTAAAACCAAAATCAGTTATTTTAGGTTCTTGACCTGGTGTTATAGTATTTATTTTAGGTTCTTCTCCTTCTAGTGTTGCATTAAATAAATAATCTTTATCCACTTTTAAAGGGTTTATTTGCTCTTCAAAAGCTTTTTGTCTATCTTTACTATTTCTTAGTGCTTCCATGTCTAAATGAGCTTTTAATGCTATTTCATCTCTACATTTAACAGATTTAAAAGCATCACCTAACCAGTAATTAAAGTCTTTTTCTTCAATTTCTTTTTTGTAAGTTTCTTCTAAAGTTTTCTTATCAGTTTCATAAGTTGTTTTTAGACTCTCTACATCTTCTTTTGTCATACCTCCTTCAAACTTTTTAATAGTTTCATTAGCTGTATTAAGTTGTGTTTTAAGATTTACATAATCTTCTTTAGTAGCTGTAGTCTCTTTTATTTTTTCTTCTATAGATTTTTGAAGAGAAGCTACATCAATCTTGTTATCCTCTATTTTTATTCCTTCTAGTAATTCTTTTATCCAATCCATTTTTAATATCTCCTTTCGTTTTTACAAAATAAAAAAGCCCTATCTAGGACTTACTAAAACCAATATTATTATTCTCATCACAATTATTTATTGATATAGCTTCTATTTGTGATAAATCTATTATTGTTGTTCCATCTTCATCTAAATACCCTTTCAAATCCCTACCTGAGTCAGCTTCAATAAAATCTTGCATTAACTTATCAGCAACATCTTCATCTACTATTCCAGATATGCTATTACCACTTTTAAACCAAATTATATATTCTTTCAATAATACACCCTCCTTCTATTTCTTACAAAATAAAAAAACTCTTAAAGACTTTCATCTAATGATTTATTTAATTCTTCTCTTACTCTCTTTAAAATTTCATCAGAAATTTTATTTATATTAGACTCATATTCTTTTCTTAAACTTTTAAGATAGATTTTAAAGACTATATTGCCTGTAACATACATAAATACTGTAATACTTAAACATATACTTATTATTTGCAACAACAGATAAAGCATTTATTCATCCTCCTTAATTCCTATAAGTTCAAATGTAAATTTTGCGTTCTTTAATGGTATTCTTCTCAAATATTCAAATTCTTCATTATGAATCTTTGTCATTAATCTTAGTTTTTCATCCTCTAAATCCTCATAATACTTTTCAAATTCACCACACGTACAAGAATAAATTTTGCCTTCACTATCTTTTATAATAAAATCTCCATTAGTTGCCCTAATAACTCCATTTCTATATTTTATACAGATAGTTTTCTTTACTTCACCTTTACGATTCATAGAATTTAAAGATTCATCAAGCCATATAGTTCCTTTTTCAAAAGCTTGATAAAACCATCTGGGAGTGTTTGTACTTCCTAATATCCATTTGAAGGCTTCTACTTCCTCGGATTTCCTTTTAAATTTAGACATATTATTTATCACCCTCTCAATAAATTTTCACATAATAAAAGCACCTACTAATTTACCATTTAAGTAAGTGCTTTTACATATTTACTATTTGTATATCTTTCCATAAATCCTTTAGTAATTTACCATCAATATTACAATTATCAACCATATCTTTACCATTTTTATAATACTTTGTATCTCCATCAGGACAAAGAGTAATAAATCTTGTATCATCATCTCCAATAGATATATTATATGGTTTACTATATAAGTCAAATTCTATATCTAATCCTAAATCAATAGAATTAATTAAATGTTGTAAATTCTTAAATTTATTATCCATTTCATTCTCCTTTCAAAATATCTTTGTTAGCTATTTTGTGAGCCTTTGTAAGCTCCATATCCTTCTCTCTTTTTACCTTATCATGGTTATTTTCATCAGATAACCAATCATGTTTATGAGGTACAATTTTGTGTTGCTTTGGGTTTCTATGGTCAGTTAAATCTAAATCAAGTCTAGGTTTTCCTGTATTACCATAGTATCTCCTTTGAATTAATTTACCATCTTTATAATTATCAAATACACTATTTGGTTTTGATTCAAATGGCACTGAATGAACACTTCCACTAGTTAAATTCCTCTGATTTTTAACTTGCCAATTTACATCTTTATAAAGCTTTTTAACTTCTTCATACCTTGTAATATCATTATACTTCATATGTTGGTATTCATCAAATTTAGAAGGTATTTCATTTCCTAATACTTTTTTATATTCCTTAAATTGTTTTCTATCTTTACTCTCATTTAGTTGCATTTTTCTAAGAGTATCAGCTTTTTCTTTTCCAAGTCTATCCTCAATATGTTTCTTATACCATTCTTTGTACTTCATATCTGATGGAACATAATAAGTTTTACCATCTTCTCCTCTTGCTGCTCTATAACCTTCTTCATCACTAAAAAATGGAGCTGTTGTTGTCCGACAATGACAATGAAACGGTGGAGCTGTAACTCCAACTTGATAATCTTTCATATTAAATATTTTACCATCTAATTCTCTACATATATTTGAAGTTCTTAAATCTAGTGTAGCAACTATCTCATATTTCTCTACATCTAAGTCATTAAAACAATCTTTTCTTGAAGCTGATGCAAAAAAAGCTGATTCAGTCATTATTAAATTCTTAGCTTGGGATTTAGATACATTAAACATCTTAGCAAAGTCATTTACTAGATTTTTAGGATTTTCACCTCTAATAATTGATTGAGTTAATTTAGTGTGTAACTCATTGATTAAAGCAGACCTATGCTTACCCCAAATTCTTTCTGAGAAATTTAACCCATCACTGGTCCATGGCTTAGAAATAACTTTATTTATTTTATTAGTATCTAAAGACATTAAGCTCCAACCAACATTTATTCCTTGTTGAACATTAAAAGCTGTGTGATAATATTCACTTGTATAAATATCTCTCATTAACCTATCAATGCTATCAAGTTCATTTCCATAAAGCACTTCTACTTGTTGTTGTATTTGTAGTTTTAAAGCTTCAAGCCTCGTTATATGAACCCTTGCACTAGCATTCTCTAACTCTTTCATCCACTTTTGATTTATAGCATTTTCTTTACCATACTTAATATATTCTTCAACACTCCATTTAAACTCTTCTAGTTCTCTTTTATTTAACAGTTTCTTAACTTCTAATAAAGAAATCCCCTCATTTTGAGCAAATCTATTGTACCATACAAGTATATCTTTTTCTATACTAGTCATAGCTAGTTTATATTGTTTTTCTAATTCAAGATAGTATTTTACACTTTTATTATTCTGAGCTTCTTCTAATTGTTCAAATCTCTTCCTCCAATAATCTTTATGTTTCATCTATAACACCATCTTCATTATTAGGAATTAAATCATCATATTCTTTTTGAGTCTCTTCCTGTTTTTTAAGTCTCTCGAGTTCGTCGTTTACATCTTCAACCCATGGATGATTACTAACAATAGTTTCATCTGATATAATTCCAGTTGATTTAGCTGCCATATCTATCTTTTCAGCTTCATTTATTATCATAGAGTGATTAAATGTTATTTGAACTGACTTATAATCATAGCTCTTACTGCTACTTATCTTTAAATACTGACATACAAACCACAAAAGTTCTCTAATTGCTTTTTTAAACTTCTTTTCAGTCTTGGAACATTTTAAATCAAGTAGTGAATATAAAAATTTAAGTGCTACACCCGATTTGTCACCTGTGTTTTGAGATTCGGGATTAACCCCTTGACCAAAAATAATTATATTCTTTTCTAATCTATCAAGAAGCTCCTTTTTAGCTTCAACTGGTATACTTATCTCTAGTTTATCAACTCCACCTCCACCATCTACTTTAATTGATTTATAGTATCTTATATTATCTATAAACTCTTGTAGACTTGTTCCTGGATATTCTTTTAATACGTAAATAACCTCTTGTATTTCATCTAAATTGTCTGCAAGTGTAGAAATGTTATTATCATATATATCAATTAAAGACTTATAGAAAGTTAAATCTGAGACACACTTTTCATTATTTTTAAAAGGTATAAATGGAACTTTACCCCACCCCTGTTCTTTGTTATTTATTCTAAAATGACCTTCTTGTATATCAGTCATTTTTCCATATTCATCATATAAAAACTCTTGAACAAAACTATTACCTCTTTCAATAAAGTAAGTTACGTCATTTTCTGTATAATATTCAACTCTTTTTATTTTATTTCCATCTATATCTTCAATGTAGTAGAATCTAATAAATGCAACTAATTCCTTCTGTCTTTTACTATCCCAAATAGGAATAGATTCTTCTGCTGGTATTATCACATATTTAAACTCACCTTTTCTATTAACATATGGATGTAACCATTCAATACCTTTATTACTAGCATTAAGGTATAGTTCTGTTATTGTATCGTCAAATTCTTCTCCCAGTAAGTCATTTAAAAGCTTAGTAAGCTTATCATCATCTGCATTAAATACAATAGGA
This region includes:
- a CDS encoding phage portal protein — encoded protein: MLKIYISETDLIKAQLKKESTFNLINVIEHYILKHRPEQYKQGEEYYYGNTDVNNKRRYYLLDGAKVDDFTKVNNKAVNNYHKLLVDQKVGYSVGNPIVFNADDDKLTKLLNDLLGEEFDDTITELYLNASNKGIEWLHPYVNRKGEFKYVIIPAEESIPIWDSKRQKELVAFIRFYYIEDIDGNKIKRVEYYTENDVTYFIERGNSFVQEFLYDEYGKMTDIQEGHFRINNKEQGWGKVPFIPFKNNEKCVSDLTFYKSLIDIYDNNISTLADNLDEIQEVIYVLKEYPGTSLQEFIDNIRYYKSIKVDGGGGVDKLEISIPVEAKKELLDRLEKNIIIFGQGVNPESQNTGDKSGVALKFLYSLLDLKCSKTEKKFKKAIRELLWFVCQYLKISSSKSYDYKSVQITFNHSMIINEAEKIDMAAKSTGIISDETIVSNHPWVEDVNDELERLKKQEETQKEYDDLIPNNEDGVIDET